TAATCATTGCCTTTCCAACAATCTTTCGAGCGCTTGTTTTCAAGTCTTCAAATGAACGTCCACAGAAAGGTAATGGTTCTCTAAGGTTGCAAGGACCATGTTTACTTATTGCATCTTTTTCAACAAGAGTTGCCATAGCAAGTAGTAAATCATCTTGACTTGTTTGGACAAACCTACTGGCTACAATTGCAGCTCTAGCTAGATCATAACTATAACCTGCCCATGTTTGTGTATGAAGCTCTCCTTCTTTATCAAGTACAAGAGAATAGCCCTCATCCATGTACCCAAATAACTCTTTACTGTTATTAATAAGCATTAGAATAATACCTCGCTACATTTTTACATGAATTATAGGAAAGTAATTATTTTTAAGCTGAAATAGTTAGTCATCATAGAAAAAAAGTTTATACTGCTAACATCTTTTGTACGTCGAATTCTTTAGATGAGGTGCAATCATTGTCTTCATGATTGAATTTATTAATCTTTTCAATCCACTCTCCTGTCAGTAGAATAACATTTCCAATAAGGTCTGTTAGAGAGGAATAAGTAAGATTCTCAAATGGCCATGCAACTTGTAATGTTATTAGTCCATTATTGTAATCTAATCCTAATGTTGCACCTGATGTCTCTATAAAAAGATTATTAGCTGTGAGAAGCTTTTTAAAAAGCTTAAGTTGATTTTTTTCAGGGATTATACCTATAGGTGCTTGAAAAAGAATAATTTTTCTGGACTCCAGAAGACCAATGTTGATATTAAAGCCGCCTATAGTAAGGGCACCTGAGTATTCTCCTGGTGCTATAACTGTATTAAGTCCTTGATCATGGGCAATAGTATTAAGCATAAGAATAATATTTTGTAACATAACAATCTCCCATCCTACTAAATGTATAGGTATAGTAAGATAATAAATTTTAGATATATCCTATTATGAATGTATATAAATAACAGGAGGATAAATTGAATGTGTCTTAATAAATTTAACTAGTTATAAATATAGCTGAATTACTAGTTTGTAATTATGTATAGTGAATGTAAATAACTATAAGTAGCAATAGCAGAACTATTATATATATATATAATACTTATTATATATTATTGTAGTATTTTTTTTTTGAAAAAATTTTTATACATATAGTTAAATCAAGCTACAAAACCAACTGGCCTGTTTACTTGCATATTTTTGACTTGAATATTTGGGATATTACTTATTGGTAAAGGAAATTGCCCTTTAGGGATAACAATGTCCACTTGAACATTTCCCACAGTTTGTTGAAGATCTAATATAGGGCAACAAAGCTTGATACCATAGTTACAATGTATAATAATTTCTTCATTATTATGGGTAAGTGTCATTCGTGGTTGAATACTATCACTATTTTCAATAAGTGGCACAACGTCTGGTACCATATCATTATCATCTTTATTATTAGGTATGTAGGGATTAAGAGGACAGTATGTCTTTATACCAGAAACCATACATGAAAGGTTAGGTAAAGATTTTTGTGTCATA
The sequence above is drawn from the Lawsonia intracellularis PHE/MN1-00 genome and encodes:
- a CDS encoding type III secretion system chaperone → MLQNIILMLNTIAHDQGLNTVIAPGEYSGALTIGGFNINIGLLESRKIILFQAPIGIIPEKNQLKLFKKLLTANNLFIETSGATLGLDYNNGLITLQVAWPFENLTYSSLTDLIGNVILLTGEWIEKINKFNHEDNDCTSSKEFDVQKMLAV